Proteins from one Ricinus communis isolate WT05 ecotype wild-type chromosome 9, ASM1957865v1, whole genome shotgun sequence genomic window:
- the LOC8258825 gene encoding GDSL esterase/lipase At4g16230 isoform X1 produces the protein MSILPNSRRVIGIVSRVLMILVLSDMYVAFNIPANFVFGDSLVDAGNNNYIVSLSKANYVPNGIDFGRPTGRYTNGRTIVDIIGQEFGFQDFTPPYLAPSTVGSVVLMGVNYASGGGGILNYTGKVFGGRINLDAQIDNFANTGQDIISSIGGPAALNLFQKSLFSVTIGSNDFINNYFTPVISALERKLIPPEVFVGTVIARFRLQLTRLYDLGARKVVVVNVGPIGCIPYERDTHPSAGDNCVSLPNQIAQLYNAELKSLVSELSTGLKGSSFIYADVYRIVDDILHNYSSYGFENANASCCHLAGKYGGLVPCGPTSKICADRSKYVFWDPYHPSDAANVVIAKRLIDGDLNDISPMNIRELFLV, from the exons ATGAGTATCCTCCCAAACAGCAGAAGGGTCATAGGGATTGTGTCTCGAGTATTGATGATCCTGGTTTTGTCGGACATGTACGTTGCATTCAATATTCCTGCCAATTTTGTATTCGGCGACTCACTAGTTGATGCTGGAAACAACAACTATATAGTATCTCTCTCGAAAGCTAATTATGTACCGAACGGAATTGATTTTGGAAGGCCAACCGGACGATACACCAATGGCAGAACCATTGTTGACATAATAG GCCAGGAATTCGGTTTCCAAGATTTCACTCCTCCTTACTTGGCTCCCAGCACAGTAGGATCTGTGGTTCTGATGGGTGTCAATTATGCTTCCGGTGGAGGAGGAATTCTTAATTACACTGGCAAGGTTTTT GGTGGTCGAATCAACTTGGACGCGCAAATTGATAATTTCGCAAACACTGGACAGGATATAATCTCAAGCATCGGTGGTCCTGCAGCCCTAAATCTGTTTCAAAAATCTCTCTTCTCGGTTACAATTGGCTCAAATGATTTCATTAATAACTACTTTACGCCAGTCATCTCTGCTCTCGAGCGAAAATTAATACCTCCAGAAGTGTTTGTTGGCACCGTGATAGCAAGATTCAGACTACAACTTACG AGACTCTACGATTTGGGTGCCAGGAAGGTTGTTGTAGTGAACGTGGGTCCTATCGGATGCATACCATATGAAAGAGATACGCATCCATCTGCAGGAGATAACTGCGTTAGTCTTCCGAATCAGATAGCCCAGCTATACAATGCAGAACTGAAAAGCCTTGTCTCGGAGCTTAGCACAGGCTTGAAGGGATCATCTTTCATTTATGCAGATGTTTATCGCATTGTAGATGACATACTACACAACTACAGCTCATATg GTTTTGAGAATGCAAATGCATCATGCTGCCATTTGGCAGGAAAATATGGTGGTCTAGTACCGTGTGGTCCTACGTCTAAAATTTGTGCAGACAGATCCAAGTACGTGTTCTGGGATCCATACCATCCTTCTGATGCAGCTAATGTGGTAATTGCGAAGCGACTAATAGACGGCGATTTGAATGACATTTCACCTATGAACATTCGTGAACTCTTCTTAGTTTGA
- the LOC8258825 gene encoding GDSL esterase/lipase At4g16230 isoform X2 — protein MSILPNSRRVIGIVSRVLMILVLSDMYVAFNIPANFVFGDSLVDAGNNNYIVSLSKANYVPNGIDFGRPTGRYTNGRTIVDIIGQEFGFQDFTPPYLAPSTVGSVVLMGVNYASGGGGILNYTGKVFDIISSIGGPAALNLFQKSLFSVTIGSNDFINNYFTPVISALERKLIPPEVFVGTVIARFRLQLTRLYDLGARKVVVVNVGPIGCIPYERDTHPSAGDNCVSLPNQIAQLYNAELKSLVSELSTGLKGSSFIYADVYRIVDDILHNYSSYGFENANASCCHLAGKYGGLVPCGPTSKICADRSKYVFWDPYHPSDAANVVIAKRLIDGDLNDISPMNIRELFLV, from the exons ATGAGTATCCTCCCAAACAGCAGAAGGGTCATAGGGATTGTGTCTCGAGTATTGATGATCCTGGTTTTGTCGGACATGTACGTTGCATTCAATATTCCTGCCAATTTTGTATTCGGCGACTCACTAGTTGATGCTGGAAACAACAACTATATAGTATCTCTCTCGAAAGCTAATTATGTACCGAACGGAATTGATTTTGGAAGGCCAACCGGACGATACACCAATGGCAGAACCATTGTTGACATAATAG GCCAGGAATTCGGTTTCCAAGATTTCACTCCTCCTTACTTGGCTCCCAGCACAGTAGGATCTGTGGTTCTGATGGGTGTCAATTATGCTTCCGGTGGAGGAGGAATTCTTAATTACACTGGCAAGGTTTTT GATATAATCTCAAGCATCGGTGGTCCTGCAGCCCTAAATCTGTTTCAAAAATCTCTCTTCTCGGTTACAATTGGCTCAAATGATTTCATTAATAACTACTTTACGCCAGTCATCTCTGCTCTCGAGCGAAAATTAATACCTCCAGAAGTGTTTGTTGGCACCGTGATAGCAAGATTCAGACTACAACTTACG AGACTCTACGATTTGGGTGCCAGGAAGGTTGTTGTAGTGAACGTGGGTCCTATCGGATGCATACCATATGAAAGAGATACGCATCCATCTGCAGGAGATAACTGCGTTAGTCTTCCGAATCAGATAGCCCAGCTATACAATGCAGAACTGAAAAGCCTTGTCTCGGAGCTTAGCACAGGCTTGAAGGGATCATCTTTCATTTATGCAGATGTTTATCGCATTGTAGATGACATACTACACAACTACAGCTCATATg GTTTTGAGAATGCAAATGCATCATGCTGCCATTTGGCAGGAAAATATGGTGGTCTAGTACCGTGTGGTCCTACGTCTAAAATTTGTGCAGACAGATCCAAGTACGTGTTCTGGGATCCATACCATCCTTCTGATGCAGCTAATGTGGTAATTGCGAAGCGACTAATAGACGGCGATTTGAATGACATTTCACCTATGAACATTCGTGAACTCTTCTTAGTTTGA
- the LOC8258823 gene encoding GDSL esterase/lipase At4g16230: protein MNLMLEKLLFVRIISQVPFFYFLLHFCSAQDVPAFYIFGDSLVDVGNNMYLKNTIAKPGFPNGIDFGNPVGVPSGRYTNGRTVIDIIEQESGLKSCTPPYLGPTTTGNVILKGVNYASAASGILNETGSVFGNIIPLDMQISNFAKTRQDIILQIGTLAAQKLLNRAIHIVATGSNDVMHVAETKLERPKSYYLDTIISRFRSQLTRLYRLDARKFIVANIGATGCVPNVRDKYPLIFDGCAPSFNKISQAYNRRLKRLLEELHANLTGSKFVLANTYAMTEDIIRNYISYGFENVDEACCHLLGPHGGLVFCFELSHVCQDRTKYVFWDPWHLTETANLIVAKHTMDGGRNYISPMNFRQLLNS from the exons ATGAATTTGATGCTGGAGAAACTCCTATTTGTTAGGATCATATCCCAGGTTCCGTTTTTCTATTTCTTGTTGCATTTCTGCTCAGCACAGGATGTTCCAGCTTTCTATATTTTTGGAGATTCACTGGTTGATGTAGGAAACAATATGTATCTTAAGAACACTATAGCAAAGCCAGGTTTTCCTAATGGGATCGATTTCGGGAATCCAGTTGGTGTTCCTTCAGGAAGATACACAAATGGTAGAACAGTAATTGACATCATAG AACAGGAATCTGGCTTGAAAAGTTGCACTCCTCCTTACTTGGGTCCAACAACCACTGGAAATGTTATTCTGAAGGGTGTCAACTATGCTTCTGCTGCATCAGGAATTCTTAATGAAACAGGATCAGTATTT GGCAATATAATCCCTCTGGACATGCAGATCAGTAACTTCGCGAAAACGAGGCAAGATATCATATTACAAATTGGTACCCTAGCTGCTCAGAAGTTGCTTAACAGGGCTATCCATATTGTTGCAACTGGCTCAAATGACGTAATGCATGTGGCAGAGACTAAATTAGAGAGGCCCAAGTCATATTATCTTGACACCATAATTTCAAGATTCAGATCACAGCTCACG AGACTCTACAGATTGGACGCTAGGAAGTTTATAGTAGCAAATATTGGTGCGACGGGATGTGTACCTAATGTGAGAGATAAGTATCCATTAATATTTGATGGTTGTGCTCCTTCTTTCAACAAAATATCACAAGCATATAACAGAAGATTGAAGAGGCTGCTTGAAGAGCTTCATGCAAATCTTACAGGATCAAAGTTTGTCCTTGCAAATACTTATGCTATGACAGAAGATATAATTCGAAACTATATATCATATG GATTTGAAAATGTAGACGAAGCATGTTGCCATTTACTAGGACCCCATGGAGGTCTTGTATTTTGTTTTGAACTGTCTCACGTTTGTCAGGATAGAACCAAGTATGTTTTCTGGGATCCATGGCATCTAACTGAAACTGCAAACCTAATTGTAGCGAAGCATACGATGGATGGTGGCCGGAATTACATATCACCTATGAATTTCAGGCAActtttgaattcttga
- the LOC107261253 gene encoding glycine-rich cell wall structural protein-like — translation MRRKMRKFSIKFGVVVVAFVLVLGLAECRKIQKEEYPEFLGQGGGGGFGGGGGIGGGSGVGGGAGGGFGGGKGGGIGGGAGGGAGGGFGGGKGGGIGGGAGGGVGGGGGAGGGAGGGLGGGSGGGIGGGKGGGIGGGAGGGAGGGTGGGLGGGSGGGIGGGIGGGAGGGAGGGFGGGKGGGIGGGAGGGVGGGAGGGLGGGSGGGIGGGKGGGIGGGAGGGAGGGTGGGLGGGSGGGIGGGIGGGAGGGAGGGTGGGLGGGSGGGIGGGKGGGIGGGAGGGSGGGIGGGKGGGIGGGAGGGGGFGGGAGGGIGRGGGFGGGGGGGLGGGH, via the coding sequence atgagAAGAAAGATGAGGAAATTTTCTATTAAGTTCGGAGTAGTAGTTGTTGCGTTTGTGCTGGTACTAGGGCTAGCTGAATGTcgaaaaatacaaaaagaagaatatcCTGAATTTCTTGGACAAGGTGGCGGAGGGGGATTTGGTGGAGGAGGTGGTATTGGCGGCGGCAGTGGTGTAGGTGGCGGTGCTGGTGGTGGCTTCGGAGGAGGCAAAGGTGGAGGAATAGGAGGTGGTGCCGGTGGTGGCGCTGGTGGCGGCTTTGGAGGAGGCAAAGGTGGAGGGATAGGAGGTGGAGCAGGAGGAGGAGTTGGTGGTGGAGGCGGTGCAGGTGGTGGCGCTGGAGGAGGACTTGGTGGTGGAAGTGGTGGCGGCATTGGAGGAGGCAAAGGAGGAGGAATAGGAGGTGGTGCCGGTGGAGGTGCAGGTGGTGGCACTGGAGGAGGACTTGGTGGTGGAAGTGGTGGCGGCATTGGAGGAGGAATAGGAGGTGGTGCCGGTGGTGGCGCTGGTGGCGGCTTTGGAGGAGGCAAAGGTGGAGGGATAGGAGGTGGAGCAGGAGGAGGAGTTGGTGGTGGCGCTGGAGGAGGACTAGGTGGTGGAAGTGGTGGCGGCATTGGAGGAGGCAAAGGAGGAGGAATAGGAGGTGGTGCCGGTGGAGGTGCAGGTGGTGGCACTGGAGGAGGACTTGGTGGTGGAAGTGGTGGCGGCATTGGAGGAGGAATAGGAGGTGGTGCCGGTGGAGGTGCAGGTGGTGGCACTGGAGGAGGACTTGGTGGTGGAAGTGGTGGCGGCATTGGAGGAGGCAAAGGAGGAGGAATAGGAGGTGGTGCCGGTGGTGGAAGTGGTGGTGGCATTGGAGGAGGCAAAGGTGGAGGAATAGGAGGTGGTGCAGGGGGTGGTGGAGGGTTTGGAGGTGGTGCAGGTGGAGGCATTGGAAGGGGAGGAGGctttggtggtggtggtgggggAGGATTAGGTGGCGGGCATTGA
- the LOC107261252 gene encoding uncharacterized PE-PGRS family protein PE_PGRS54-like, which yields MRNLSIKLRILVAIFVLVLELVDCQNIKRRELHVQFRGSGSTRGGGLVRGGYKIGGGYQIGGGIGGIGGGVGGGLGGKAGGSGTGGVGGSAGGGAGGKAEGGKGGSISGGFRGSTEGGAGGEYGNKGGKVSGVGEGIRGGARGSASSGVKGSVKGGVIGSASGGVEGSKSSDAGGKTKGGVRGKATSGAGGSAWGGAGGSGGGSVGGKTKGVAEGNATSAAEGSAMDGAGGSAGGSVGGKTKGGAEGKATSSVRGSTWGGAGGTAGGSVGAKTKDGAEGKATSSVGGSTWGGADGSARGGFGGKIKGGAGGKATSGAGRSTRGGARGSVDGGVGGKTKGGAEGKSTSIVRRSAGRGVRGSASGAVGEKIKGGAGGKATSDVRGSAEGGVGESIGGGVGEKIKGGAGGKLTSNAGGRVRGGARGSAGHVVEGKTKDGAEGKATSGAGESAGGGAGGSASGGIGGKIKGSGRGKAKGSGIGGSAGNSVGGSACGGIGGKTKGGSRGKATSGAKGSAGSGAGGSASGVVRGKTTSGARGSAEGVVGGSAGGGFAGSASSSAGGKATSGVGGSARGGARGSAGGSVGGSTSGDAGGRTKGGAGGKTASGVGGITRGGARGSTSNSVGGKVTSSAGGSARGGAGGSTSSGVKGSKYSIVGGKTKDGSGGKTTSGVGGRASGGVGGSTNSGAGGSGGGGAEGSTKGGAIGSAGGGVEGSTSGGAGGSAGGDARGSTSGGAGGRANSGVREKATGGAGGKATSGIGGSTVSGAGRGYKTGEFGGKSGKIGGASGEIRSGSRGSISGGVSGNVGGGVGGSTHGGAGENAGGSIVGNAKGEIGGSVKVGAEGKIEGGVRGSASIGIKGSLKGGFGGSIGSGTARSVKGGAGETVGGGVRGSANGGAIRSAKGGAEGSASISANGGFGGGGSISWGLKGGFGGGIGGASSAGGGIGAGKDMH from the coding sequence ATGAGGAATCTTTCCATTAAGTTGAGAATTTTAGTTGCTATATTTGTTTTGGTGCTGGAGTTAGTTGActgtcaaaatataaaaagacgTGAATTACATGTACAATTTAGAGGTAGTGGGAGTACCCGAGGAGGTGGACTTGTTAGAGGGGGATATAAAATTGGTGGAGGATATCAAATTGGAGGAGGAATTGGCGGTATAGGTGGAGGAGTTGGTGGAGGGTTAGGAGGTAAGGCCGGAGGAAGCGGAACCGGTGGTGTTGGAGGAAGTGCGGGTGGTGGTGCTGGAGGAAAAGCAGAGGGTGGTAAAGGAGGAAGCATAAGCGGCGGTTTTAGAGGAAGCACTGAGGGTGGTGCTGGAGGAGAATATGGCAATAAAGGTGGTAAAGTTAGTGGTGTTGGTGAAGGAATAAGAGGTGGTGCTAGAGGAAGTGCAAGTAGTGGTGTCAAAGGAAGCGTCAAAGGTGGTGTTATAGGAAGTGCAAGTGGTGGTGTCGAAGGAAGCAAAAGTAGTGATGCCGGAGGAAAAACAAAGGGTGGTGTTAGAGGAAAGGCAACGAGTGGTGCCGGAGGAAGCGCATGGGGTGGTGCTGGAGGAAGTGGAGGCGGTAGTGTCGGAGGAAAAACAAAGGGTGTTGCCGAAGGAAATGCAACGAGCGCTGCCGAAGGAAGTGCAATGGATGGTGCTGGAGGAAGTGCAGGCGGTAGTGTCGGAGGAAAAACAAAGGGTGGTGCTGAAGGAAAAGCAACAAGCAGTGTCAGAGGAAGTACATGGGGTGGTGCTGGAGGAACTGCAGGCGGTAGTGTCGGAGCAAAAACAAAGGATGGTGCTGAAGGAAAAGCAACAAGCAGTGTCGGAGGAAGTACATGGGGTGGTGCTGATGGAAGTGCAAGAGGTGGTTTCGGAGGCAAAATAAAAGGTGGTGCCGGAGGAAAAGCAACGAGCGGTGCGGGAAGAAGCACGAGGGGTGGTGCTAGAGGAAGTGTAGACGGTGGTGTCGGAGGAAAAACAAAGGGTGGTGCTGAAGGAAAATCAACAAGCATTGTCAGAAGAAGCGCAGGGCGTGGTGTTAGAGGAAGTGCAAGTGGTGCTGTCggagaaaaaataaagggtGGTGCCGGAGGAAAAGCAACGAGCGATGTTCGAGGAAGCGCAGAGGGTGGTGTTGGTGAAAGTATTGGCGGTGGTGttggagaaaaaataaaaggtggTGCTGGAGGAAAATTAACGAGCAATGCCGGAGGACGCGTAAGAGGTGGTGCTAGAGGAAGTGCAGGGCATGTTGTCGAAGGAAAAACAAAGGATGGTGCCGAAGGAAAAGCAACGAGTGGTGCCGGAGAAAGCGCAGGGGGTGGTGCTGGAGGAAGTGCAAGCGGTGGTATCGGAGGAAAAATAAAGGGTAGTGGCAGAGGAAAAGCAAAAGGTAGTGGTATTGGAGGAAGTGCAGGCAATAGTGTCGGAGGAAGCGCATGTGGCGGTATCGGCGGAAAAACAAAGGGTGGTTCCAGAGGAAAAGCAACAAGTGGTGCCAAAGGAAGCGCAGGGAGTGGTGCTGGAGGAAGTGCAAGTGGTGTTGTCAGAGGAAAAACAACGAGTGGTGCCAGAGGAAGTGCAGAGGGTGTCGTTGGAGGAAGTGCAGGTGGTGGTTTCGCAGGAAGCGCAAGCAGTAGTGCTGGAGGAAAAGCAACGAGTGGTGTCGGAGGAAGCGCAAGGGGTGGTGCTAGAGGAAGTGCAGGTGGTAGTGTTGGAGGTAGCACAAGTGGTGATGCTGGAGGAAGAACAAAGGGTGGTGCCGGAGGAAAAACAGCAAGTGGTGTCGGAGGAATCACAAGGGGTGGTGCTAGAGGAAGTACAAGCAATAGTGTCGGAGGAAAAGTAACGAGTAGTGCCGGAGGAAGCGCAAGAGGTGGTGCTGGAGGAAGTACAAGCAGTGGTGTTAAAGGAAGCAAATATAGTATTGTCGGAGGAAAAACAAAGGATGGTTCCGGAGGAAAAACTACGAGTGGTGTCGGAGGAAGAGCAAGTGGTGGTGTCGGAGGAAGCACAAACAGTGGTGCTGGAGGAAGCGGAGGTGGTGGTGCTGAAGGAAGCACAAAGGGTGGTGCTATAGGAAGTGCAGGTGGTGGTGTCGAAGGAAGCACAAGTGGTGGTGCTGGAGGAAGCGCAGGGGGTGATGCTAGAGGAAGCACAAGTGGTGGTGCCGGAGGAAGAGCAAATAGTGGTGTCCGAGAAAAAGCAACAGGTGGTGCCGGAGGAAAAGCAACAAGTGGTATCGGAGGAAGCACAGTGAGTGGTGCTGGAAGAGGATATAAAACAGGAGAATTTGGTGGTAAAAGCGGCAAAATTGGTGGTGCCAGTGGTGAAATAAGAAGTGGTTCTAGAGGAAGTATAAGCGGTGGAGTCAGTGGAAATGTGGGCGGTGGTGTCGGAGGAAGTACACATGGTGGTGCTGGTGAAAACGCAGGAGGTAGTATAGTAGGAAATGCAAAGGGCGAGATTGGAGGAAGTGTTAAAGTTGGTGCTGAAGGAAAGATAGAAGGTGGTGTCAGAGGAAGTGCAAGCATTGGTATCAAAGGAAGCCTAAAGGGAGGTTTTGGAGGAAGCATAGGCAGTGGTACCGCAAGAAGTGTAAAAGGAGGTGCTGGAGAAACCGTAGGAGGCGGTGTCAGAGGAAGTGCAAACGGTGGCGCCATAAGAAGTGCAAAAGGTGGAGCCGAAGGAAGTGCAAGTATTAGTGCAAATGGAGGATTTGGTGGTGGAGGGAGTATAAGTTGGGGTCTTAAAGGTGGATTTGGCGGAGGAATTGGAGGAGCAAGTAGTGCAGGTGGTGGCATTGGAGCGGGAAAAGATATGCACTGA